A window of the Terriglobia bacterium genome harbors these coding sequences:
- a CDS encoding peptidylprolyl isomerase produces MLDIMRRKKRLKLILWLVIISLGMGMLLLFVPGQNVGIQGFDNSIATVAGETISVKDYSDTYRHFVENYSAGGRNRTDPEILKRLGVDKQALNALIQVRVVTYAAKRLGLDVTTDEVRQAIETNPNLRNQAGFIGVDAYKALLAANRIEITEFEDSVRFMLLSKKVTNLLADSLSIPEKQLRENFARQNQEAQVLYVLFDKEAAKKKVNPTEADLRAYFEANKEKYHIKEERRAQYLLLPISDIAATQKVTDREIDDAWARMDRQETVDASHILFKVDDPSKDAEVKAKAEEILKRAKAGENFAELAKKYSQDEGSAPQGGNLGPFPQGRMPKAFEAAAFSLKPGEISDLVRTEVGYHIIKVLSHEKPNKEAERPNLIRSVQVDKAVEIAKQKAAEAQKLLEKQKDLASVAKELNVPAKIQETGFFNRSSDPAANGLSQEFIDEVFRLKEINSLGKAVELPAGQAIPKLLQINLPKPPEFKESQEAVKKDYIESKASELLQEQAQKLSDEAKKLSDLTKAAQKAGIAVKTSDSFKRDGTPAKEIGSAPDFTAAAFGLAVGGISGPITIAGGKQAAVLQLKSLSPFNETEYAKQRPMLREQALLSAREAYFDEYIRRVTDDLTKKGQIRINTNALDQFTGYRY; encoded by the coding sequence ATGCTCGATATCATGCGCCGCAAGAAGCGGCTGAAACTCATATTATGGCTCGTCATCATCAGTCTCGGCATGGGCATGTTACTGCTTTTCGTCCCAGGACAGAATGTCGGCATCCAAGGGTTTGACAACTCCATTGCTACCGTGGCCGGCGAAACCATCTCCGTAAAGGATTACAGCGATACCTATCGCCATTTTGTGGAGAACTACAGCGCCGGGGGGAGAAACAGGACCGACCCGGAAATCCTGAAGCGCCTGGGCGTGGATAAACAGGCTCTGAATGCGTTGATCCAGGTCCGGGTGGTGACCTATGCCGCCAAACGCCTGGGCCTGGACGTCACGACCGACGAGGTGCGCCAGGCGATTGAAACGAATCCAAACCTTCGAAACCAGGCCGGATTCATCGGCGTGGACGCATACAAGGCTCTGCTGGCTGCAAATCGCATCGAGATCACGGAGTTCGAGGACAGCGTGCGCTTCATGCTGCTGTCGAAGAAGGTCACGAACCTCCTTGCCGACTCGCTCAGCATACCGGAGAAGCAGTTGCGCGAGAATTTTGCGCGCCAGAACCAGGAAGCACAGGTTCTGTATGTCTTGTTTGACAAGGAAGCGGCGAAGAAAAAGGTCAATCCGACCGAAGCCGACCTGCGCGCATACTTCGAGGCAAATAAGGAGAAATACCACATCAAGGAAGAGCGTCGCGCCCAGTACCTGCTGCTTCCCATTTCGGATATAGCGGCTACGCAGAAGGTCACCGACCGTGAAATTGATGACGCATGGGCACGAATGGATCGACAGGAAACGGTCGACGCAAGTCACATTCTATTCAAGGTCGATGACCCGTCTAAAGATGCCGAGGTCAAGGCCAAAGCCGAGGAGATCCTGAAGCGTGCCAAGGCGGGCGAGAACTTTGCCGAGCTGGCCAAAAAGTACTCCCAGGATGAAGGATCGGCGCCGCAGGGAGGGAATCTCGGACCCTTCCCACAAGGGCGCATGCCCAAGGCTTTCGAGGCTGCCGCATTCAGTCTCAAACCTGGCGAAATCTCCGACCTCGTGCGCACGGAGGTCGGATACCACATTATCAAAGTGCTCTCCCATGAGAAACCGAACAAAGAGGCGGAACGTCCCAATCTGATTCGCTCGGTCCAGGTTGACAAGGCAGTCGAGATCGCAAAGCAGAAAGCGGCCGAAGCTCAGAAACTCCTGGAAAAGCAGAAGGACCTGGCCTCAGTCGCGAAGGAATTGAACGTGCCGGCCAAGATCCAGGAGACCGGCTTTTTCAATCGCAGCTCGGATCCCGCTGCGAATGGGCTCTCGCAGGAGTTTATCGACGAGGTGTTCCGTCTGAAGGAGATCAACTCTTTAGGCAAGGCCGTCGAACTGCCGGCGGGCCAGGCGATCCCCAAACTGCTTCAGATCAACTTGCCTAAGCCCCCTGAATTCAAGGAATCCCAAGAGGCAGTGAAGAAAGACTATATCGAGTCGAAAGCGTCCGAACTGCTCCAGGAGCAGGCGCAGAAACTGTCCGATGAGGCCAAGAAGCTGAGCGATCTGACAAAGGCCGCACAGAAAGCCGGAATTGCGGTCAAGACCAGCGATTCATTCAAACGTGACGGCACGCCCGCAAAGGAAATCGGTTCTGCACCCGATTTCACTGCAGCTGCCTTCGGTTTGGCCGTGGGCGGCATAAGCGGCCCGATTACAATTGCCGGCGGGAAGCAGGCGGCCGTGCTTCAGCTCAAATCCCTGTCTCCCTTCAACGAAACCGAGTATGCGAAGCAGAGGCCGATGCTGAGAGAGCAGGCACTGCTCTCAGCGAGGGAAGCTTACTTCGATGAATACATCCGGAGAGTCACAGACGACCTGACCAAGAAAGGCCAGATCCGCATCAATACCAATGCCCTGGACCAGTTCACGGGCTATCGTTACTGA
- a CDS encoding rod shape-determining protein, which produces MNFRSVFGFFSSDLAIDLGTANTLVYAKGRGIVVNEPSIVALDKNNKRVLAVGREAKEMLGRTPADIVAVKPMKDGVIADFDVTEVMLKYFIKQAHKRNHLLSPRIVIGIPAEITQVEKRAVQESALRAKASEVYLVEQAMVAAIGAGLPITEACGNMIVDIGGGTTDIAVISLSGIVYSRSVRVAGNEMDEAIIQYIKRKHNLLIGERTAEMIKIQIGSAAPLERPLTTEIKGRNLIEGVPKTVTIGDEEIREALSDSIGIIINALKVALERTPPELSADIMDRGIVLTGGGALLKRFDKRIADETGLPVFIAEDPLSSVVLGTSKMLTDFKLLRRICVH; this is translated from the coding sequence ATGAATTTCAGATCTGTTTTCGGTTTTTTCTCCAGCGACCTGGCTATCGATCTGGGAACTGCCAATACTCTCGTCTATGCCAAAGGGCGTGGGATTGTAGTGAATGAGCCGTCGATTGTCGCGCTGGACAAGAACAACAAGCGGGTTCTGGCTGTGGGCCGGGAGGCCAAAGAAATGCTGGGGCGGACCCCGGCTGATATCGTGGCCGTGAAGCCCATGAAGGATGGAGTCATTGCCGATTTCGACGTCACCGAAGTGATGTTGAAGTATTTCATCAAGCAGGCGCACAAGCGCAACCACCTGCTCAGCCCGCGCATCGTCATTGGCATTCCTGCCGAAATCACGCAGGTGGAGAAACGGGCGGTTCAGGAATCCGCTCTGCGTGCCAAGGCGAGCGAGGTCTATCTGGTGGAGCAAGCCATGGTTGCCGCGATCGGGGCCGGTCTGCCGATAACCGAGGCCTGCGGCAACATGATTGTCGATATCGGCGGCGGAACCACGGACATAGCGGTGATTTCGCTTTCCGGGATTGTCTACAGCCGCTCGGTCCGGGTGGCGGGCAATGAGATGGACGAGGCGATCATCCAGTACATCAAGCGCAAGCACAACCTGCTGATCGGGGAGCGTACCGCAGAGATGATCAAGATTCAGATCGGGTCGGCAGCCCCGCTGGAGCGTCCGTTGACGACCGAGATCAAGGGGCGCAACCTGATCGAGGGTGTCCCCAAGACCGTCACCATCGGGGACGAGGAAATCCGGGAAGCGCTCAGCGACAGCATCGGGATCATTATCAACGCCCTCAAAGTGGCGCTCGAACGCACCCCGCCTGAGCTCTCCGCCGACATCATGGATCGCGGCATCGTGCTCACCGGAGGCGGAGCCCTGCTGAAGCGCTTCGATAAGCGGATCGCGGACGAGACCGGGCTCCCGGTATTTATTGCCGAGGACCCGCTTTCGTCAGTCGTGTTGGGGACCAGCAAGATGTTGACCGATTTTAAGCTGCTCCGGAGGATTTGTGTCCATTGA
- a CDS encoding PAS domain S-box protein codes for MRFSSESAQWMAVALSTDGLITSFSSAAEQVTGYSAHELAGRPITTILAERSVFEVPQMMKAAGDWGLWEGEIVHRNRSGKSLQAHASMVQLSAHGNCCTGFLLLSCLDYRLAGDAAGASLGDVAARLRETAHELNNPLAVMMGFTQLILLDPRCEGKMRADMERIYSEMQRVIQVVERLHAYAVSLQESKPEPALKTI; via the coding sequence ATGCGGTTTTCAAGCGAATCCGCCCAGTGGATGGCAGTAGCTCTATCCACGGACGGACTCATCACTTCCTTTTCGAGTGCTGCTGAGCAGGTGACCGGCTACTCGGCCCACGAGCTCGCAGGTCGGCCGATCACCACCATTCTCGCGGAGCGATCCGTCTTCGAAGTCCCTCAAATGATGAAAGCGGCCGGTGATTGGGGCCTATGGGAGGGCGAGATCGTACACCGCAACCGGAGCGGCAAGTCGCTCCAGGCGCATGCGAGCATGGTGCAGCTCAGCGCACATGGAAACTGCTGCACCGGGTTTCTGCTGCTCTCTTGCCTGGATTATCGGCTCGCGGGGGATGCGGCAGGCGCCTCGTTGGGTGATGTGGCCGCGCGCCTGCGCGAGACCGCTCATGAACTGAATAATCCGCTCGCGGTAATGATGGGTTTCACCCAGCTGATCCTGCTCGACCCGCGCTGTGAGGGGAAGATGCGCGCCGATATGGAACGTATCTACTCGGAGATGCAGCGGGTTATACAGGTAGTGGAAAGACTGCACGCCTACGCCGTATCCCTGCAGGAAAGCAAGCCTGAACCGGCGCTCAAGACCATTTGA
- a CDS encoding sensor domain-containing diguanylate cyclase, giving the protein MSEALKIGVIYKSQSPQVLAESMPEGTPWHFEFFQETAIIGTPVAPRADFLAVFFPRDESPGLRDYLARIFPAAEIIGYLNPTTAAAREPIRTDGSTPVVILPMSLAFAHFMLDSFAVIHAGRKEQALIRDRADDLRTFFDAFVNMVESSGTVTDRKPAMSLLLNRIITRLRAEECLVYLCNEAGVTLERAYGTGNIRDIDLFEHQANSNIVDHVLQTGTAHLDNNLKFEIKVPFGTESSFIRSILCLPLIHRGQKIGVIEILNKAAGVFTEDDRSLMEMLVRPLAVAINTIRMFDNAERLTITDDLTKLYNYRYLMQYLESEVKRCLRYKKKVSLLFIDVDGFKHVNDTFGHLVGSLALAEMGQVLRKILRETDVVGRYGGDEFVVVLPETPLNGALVIAERIRKKVEDYEFVAQDLSIHLTVSLGIANCPKHTLTAEGLIKKADAAMYRAKELSKNSIKVAV; this is encoded by the coding sequence ATGTCCGAAGCACTGAAAATCGGCGTGATTTACAAGAGCCAGAGCCCTCAGGTTCTCGCCGAATCGATGCCCGAGGGAACGCCCTGGCATTTCGAGTTCTTCCAGGAGACTGCCATCATCGGCACCCCGGTGGCCCCGCGCGCCGATTTCTTAGCTGTTTTTTTCCCCCGCGACGAATCTCCGGGGCTCCGCGATTACCTTGCCAGGATTTTCCCGGCTGCGGAAATCATCGGTTATTTGAACCCGACGACCGCCGCTGCACGCGAGCCGATCCGCACGGACGGGTCAACCCCGGTGGTGATCCTGCCCATGAGCCTCGCTTTCGCGCACTTTATGCTCGACAGCTTTGCTGTCATCCATGCCGGCAGAAAAGAGCAGGCGCTGATCCGCGACCGTGCGGACGACCTGCGCACGTTCTTCGATGCGTTTGTCAATATGGTGGAATCCTCCGGCACCGTCACCGACCGCAAGCCCGCCATGAGCCTTCTGCTCAACCGGATCATCACCAGGCTGCGTGCGGAGGAGTGCCTCGTCTATCTCTGCAACGAAGCAGGTGTGACCCTGGAGCGGGCCTACGGAACCGGCAACATCCGGGACATCGATCTGTTCGAACATCAGGCCAACAGTAACATCGTCGACCACGTTTTGCAGACCGGCACGGCGCATCTGGACAACAACCTCAAGTTCGAAATCAAGGTCCCTTTCGGCACGGAGAGTTCTTTTATCCGTTCCATTCTGTGCCTGCCGTTGATTCACCGCGGGCAGAAGATCGGGGTGATCGAGATTCTCAACAAAGCCGCCGGTGTGTTCACGGAGGATGACCGGAGCCTGATGGAAATGCTGGTAAGGCCGCTCGCGGTTGCCATCAACACCATTCGCATGTTCGACAATGCCGAGCGCCTCACCATCACGGATGATCTGACCAAACTGTACAACTATCGATACCTGATGCAGTATCTTGAATCCGAAGTGAAGCGCTGCCTGCGCTACAAGAAAAAGGTCTCCCTGCTGTTCATTGACGTGGACGGATTCAAGCACGTCAACGATACTTTCGGCCATCTTGTGGGCAGTCTGGCGCTGGCCGAGATGGGGCAGGTCCTGCGCAAGATTCTCCGGGAGACGGATGTCGTGGGCAGATACGGGGGGGACGAGTTCGTCGTCGTATTGCCGGAGACCCCGCTCAATGGCGCATTGGTCATTGCGGAACGCATCCGCAAAAAGGTGGAAGATTATGAGTTTGTCGCGCAGGATCTCAGCATTCATTTGACGGTCAGCCTGGGCATTGCCAACTGCCCGAAGCATACGCTCACGGCGGAAGGGCTGATCAAGAAAGCCGATGCTGCCATGTATCGCGCGAAGGAACTTTCCAAGAACAGCATTAAAGTGGCCGTATAA
- the hemA gene encoding glutamyl-tRNA reductase → MNQKVPTAVLGNCLVCGVSYQRTPIEVRERISIPGHMLADALQHLMSLPAVQECMILSTCNRTEIYLSAPEWWNGRESFCRLVRAVRGFDMADLQDQIYVLRGAEAVKHSFRVASSLDSLVLGEPQILGQFKDAFRAAENQGCIDRELHRWIPRVFAAAKQVRSETGICDAAVSISYAAVQLARKIFEDLAGKSVVLLGAGRMGELAALHLREAGARSIIVINRTPARAEEVAARCSGTAMAYERREEQIAGADVVICSTDAPQYVLLREDARRILYGRSDRPLLLLDISLPRNVDPGAGELKGIYLFNIDDLESVVQANRRNRQAAAARAELILQKALEHLLHDEKRSQMAPAIAAIRNQVRSLCMAELDRLAQRMPEMSLQEREELELMLHRIAQKIVHPAIMELKAIDAVGDGRVRQSLVEKLFGIHRETADSRQ, encoded by the coding sequence ATGAACCAGAAGGTACCGACAGCCGTCCTGGGCAATTGCCTGGTTTGCGGCGTCAGCTATCAGCGCACACCGATCGAGGTCCGCGAACGGATATCGATTCCCGGGCATATGCTTGCCGATGCCCTGCAACATCTGATGAGCCTGCCAGCGGTGCAGGAGTGCATGATCCTTTCCACATGCAATAGGACCGAGATTTACCTTTCGGCCCCGGAATGGTGGAATGGCAGGGAGTCGTTCTGCCGCCTTGTCCGTGCCGTGCGCGGCTTTGACATGGCGGACCTGCAGGATCAGATTTACGTGCTGCGCGGTGCCGAAGCCGTCAAGCACTCCTTCCGTGTCGCCTCGAGCCTCGATTCTCTGGTCCTCGGCGAGCCCCAGATTCTGGGGCAGTTCAAGGATGCTTTTCGTGCGGCCGAAAACCAGGGCTGCATTGACCGCGAGCTGCATCGGTGGATACCACGCGTTTTTGCAGCCGCGAAACAGGTGCGCAGCGAAACGGGCATTTGCGATGCGGCCGTCAGCATCAGTTATGCCGCCGTGCAACTTGCCCGGAAGATTTTTGAAGACCTTGCCGGAAAATCGGTAGTATTGCTGGGCGCCGGAAGAATGGGGGAACTTGCGGCACTGCATCTGAGGGAGGCAGGAGCCAGGTCCATCATAGTGATCAACCGGACGCCGGCCCGTGCCGAGGAGGTTGCGGCGCGATGCTCCGGCACAGCGATGGCTTATGAGCGCCGCGAAGAGCAGATTGCCGGAGCGGACGTGGTCATCTGTTCCACGGACGCTCCGCAATATGTGCTGCTGCGCGAGGACGCCCGCCGCATCCTTTATGGTCGCAGTGACCGGCCTCTTCTTCTCCTCGACATTTCCCTCCCGCGCAATGTGGATCCTGGAGCCGGGGAACTGAAGGGGATCTACCTGTTCAACATCGACGATCTCGAAAGTGTGGTACAGGCCAACCGCAGAAATCGTCAAGCTGCCGCAGCCCGAGCGGAGCTCATCCTGCAGAAGGCGCTCGAGCATCTCCTGCATGACGAGAAGCGATCTCAGATGGCTCCGGCAATCGCAGCCATTCGCAACCAGGTTCGGTCGCTCTGCATGGCCGAGCTCGACAGGCTGGCGCAGAGAATGCCTGAAATGTCGCTGCAGGAGCGCGAGGAGCTGGAGCTCATGCTCCATCGCATCGCCCAGAAAATCGTGCATCCTGCCATTATGGAGTTGAAAGCCATCGATGCGGTCGGAGACGGCCGCGTCCGCCAATCGCTGGTCGAGAAGCTCTTCGGCATCCATCGTGAGACAGCGGACAGCAGGCAATAG
- the rodA gene encoding rod shape-determining protein RodA — MRMNRRLLLSFDWLLFLALLLLAAAGVMAIWSTTLGTNLNYFVGRQLMYLGAAFVVFLVVLYFDYHVYTDYITLAYLCGVAILALVLIAGHTVHANKSWLNLGILTFQPSELVKVLVIIALAKYYADTERDYLELPELLFGGLIVLVPMILTILQGDLGTAVTFVPIYAGLSFLGGLKRKHVFALLIMTALTLPAGWMMLKDYQRGRIETVLNPASDPRGLGYQSQQSKIAIGSGRFLGKGWKQGTQGQLGFLPARHTDFVFAVLSEERGFLGSVSILGLFLFVALRLLRASREAKDKIGSMVILGVLSLFLFHVLINVGMNIGLLPIAGIPLPLVSAGGSSLLSYFAAMGLCMNINMRRFVN, encoded by the coding sequence ATGAGGATGAACCGGCGTTTGTTGCTGAGCTTTGACTGGCTTTTGTTCCTTGCGCTGCTCCTGCTGGCAGCGGCCGGCGTCATGGCCATATGGAGCACTACCCTCGGAACCAACCTCAACTACTTTGTCGGCCGCCAGCTCATGTATCTCGGAGCGGCCTTCGTGGTTTTTCTGGTCGTGCTCTACTTCGATTACCACGTCTATACCGATTACATCACTCTTGCCTACCTATGCGGGGTCGCGATCCTTGCCCTGGTGCTGATAGCTGGTCATACCGTCCATGCCAACAAGAGCTGGCTCAACCTCGGCATTTTAACCTTTCAGCCGTCCGAGTTGGTGAAGGTATTGGTGATCATAGCGCTGGCCAAATACTACGCCGACACCGAGCGCGATTACCTCGAGTTGCCCGAACTCTTGTTCGGTGGGCTGATCGTGTTGGTGCCCATGATTCTGACTATCCTCCAAGGGGACTTGGGCACCGCCGTCACCTTTGTGCCGATCTATGCCGGCCTGTCATTCCTCGGAGGACTGAAACGCAAACATGTTTTCGCCCTCCTGATCATGACTGCCTTGACCCTTCCCGCCGGCTGGATGATGCTCAAGGATTATCAACGGGGGCGCATCGAGACGGTGCTGAACCCGGCGAGTGACCCGCGTGGGCTTGGATACCAGTCCCAACAGTCCAAAATCGCCATCGGCTCCGGCAGGTTTCTCGGCAAGGGATGGAAGCAGGGAACTCAAGGACAGCTCGGCTTTCTTCCGGCGCGTCACACCGACTTTGTTTTTGCCGTCCTGTCGGAGGAGCGGGGTTTCCTAGGCAGTGTATCAATCCTGGGACTCTTTCTGTTCGTCGCGCTGCGACTCCTGCGCGCGAGCCGTGAAGCCAAGGACAAGATTGGATCGATGGTGATTCTGGGGGTTCTTTCACTCTTTTTATTCCACGTCCTGATCAATGTCGGCATGAACATCGGGTTGCTGCCCATCGCAGGAATCCCCCTTCCTTTGGTCAGCGCCGGTGGGTCCTCGCTACTGTCGTACTTCGCCGCGATGGGCCTGTGCATGAACATCAATATGAGGCGTTTCGTAAACTGA
- the mreD gene encoding rod shape-determining protein MreD, whose product MKYLFLAGSSFLAIMAQMIAGNNFFLFNFVDLSLVLITYWALYRNRAQALFVGSLTGILQDAVLGWPLGYNGFGKTLAAFVIAEASRRFDVEGGRIRFILMAASSCLSSLSIFILFALLQRSSSTIFLGASLMQALITAGVGTLLFAVLDSYNRVYRAKE is encoded by the coding sequence ATGAAATACCTGTTTCTGGCCGGCTCGTCTTTTTTGGCGATCATGGCACAGATGATCGCGGGAAATAACTTCTTCCTCTTTAATTTCGTCGATCTGTCGCTGGTCCTGATTACCTACTGGGCCCTCTACCGCAACCGCGCCCAAGCGCTGTTCGTCGGATCCCTGACCGGGATTCTGCAGGACGCGGTTCTCGGCTGGCCGCTAGGATACAACGGTTTCGGCAAGACGCTGGCGGCATTCGTCATTGCAGAGGCGTCCCGCCGCTTTGATGTCGAGGGGGGCCGGATCCGCTTCATCCTGATGGCCGCCTCCTCCTGCCTGAGCTCGCTCAGCATTTTCATCCTGTTCGCGCTCCTGCAGCGATCTTCCAGCACCATTTTCCTGGGCGCTTCGCTCATGCAGGCTTTGATCACGGCTGGAGTAGGCACTCTTCTGTTCGCGGTCCTGGATTCCTACAATCGCGTCTATAGAGCAAAAGAGTAG
- the mreC gene encoding rod shape-determining protein MreC encodes MSIEFAAKGEGRILYVVIGLLLLHLTLISIQVEDPAGTVLIKRWVLAASAPILNGSSNVSRGLGNLWTSYLWLHGARGENARLKEDVRQLTLLNSSLAQAQEENARLRRLLAFSAALPGQTLGARVIGRAPNFLANTLYLDRGSADGVRADQAVVSDAGIIGRTVLVTRNNSQVQLLTNADASIGVMIERTRVPGVVRGTENLLLNLNFISNTEDVNVGDTLVTSGLDGIFPKGLSVGKVVESQKGKTGFRTIRVEPGADVVRLEEVLILLGTPKVVADPPAPRAGK; translated from the coding sequence GTGTCCATTGAGTTTGCCGCAAAAGGTGAAGGACGGATCCTCTATGTGGTGATCGGGCTTCTTCTCCTGCATCTGACCTTGATCTCGATCCAGGTCGAGGATCCCGCCGGCACCGTGCTCATCAAGCGCTGGGTGCTGGCGGCGAGTGCGCCTATTCTCAACGGCTCCTCCAACGTATCGCGCGGACTCGGCAACCTGTGGACCAGCTACCTCTGGTTGCACGGCGCACGCGGAGAAAATGCGCGGCTTAAAGAAGACGTCCGCCAGCTCACCCTCCTCAACAGCAGCCTGGCGCAGGCTCAGGAGGAAAACGCGAGGCTGCGGCGGCTGCTTGCCTTCAGTGCGGCCTTGCCTGGCCAGACGCTGGGGGCGCGGGTGATCGGCCGCGCGCCCAATTTTTTGGCCAATACCCTGTACCTCGACCGCGGTTCGGCCGACGGTGTCCGGGCAGACCAGGCTGTGGTGTCGGATGCCGGCATTATCGGACGCACCGTGCTCGTGACCCGCAACAACAGCCAGGTTCAATTGCTCACGAACGCCGACGCTTCGATCGGGGTGATGATTGAGCGCACCCGGGTGCCGGGAGTCGTGAGGGGCACGGAGAACTTGCTGCTCAATCTGAATTTCATCAGCAATACCGAAGACGTGAACGTCGGCGACACGCTCGTCACATCCGGCCTCGACGGCATATTCCCCAAAGGTCTGTCGGTCGGCAAGGTGGTGGAATCACAGAAGGGAAAGACGGGATTCCGCACGATCCGGGTCGAGCCGGGCGCCGACGTCGTCCGGTTAGAGGAAGTTTTGATTCTGCTCGGCACGCCGAAGGTCGTGGCGGACCCCCCCGCGCCCCGCGCGGGAAAGTAG
- the mrdA gene encoding penicillin-binding protein 2, which produces MVKLQLESNRQPIQRRLNWLYPPLVLIFVLLAVRLWWLQILQGAEYTRLAEQNRIRSIQVVAPRGPILDRNHIPLVDNRPSMNIVLYRELMKDPSATVAFVTEKLGISAEDLAAQLRRNKRAGTYQPIVIKEDVGIEDVSIVEAHKREHPEIQLGPEPRRLYRFGNLAAHVLGYVGEISEDDLAGNVFPGVQGGELVGRSGVERTYNQCLMGQNGAREVLVDSLGRELGMVAERDAVIGGDLQLTLDFDLQSQAESLLAGSVGTIVAMDPRNGEILAMAGAPSFNPNSFSSRISAKDWNALMSDPDLPLLNRAIQNTYPPGSIFKLVMAEAGLAEGFVDDSTHVICHGAAPFYGRVFHCWWEPGHGYINLEGAITNSCNIFFYTLGERMGIEKIAQHAKALGFGEGTGIDLRGEQIGVVPSPEWKQQVRHEKWYAGETISVSIGQGPIRATPLQVLRAVSAIATDGKLIMPHLLLHAERGPAPDRWPEQQLPIKPENARKIRAGMWGSVNNYGTGHSAALPGLDICGKTGTVQVISAERKKEIKTDPSDVANHAWFAGFASRDNPEIAVVVFLEHGGGGGAKAAPMAREIFRTYFAKKDHPELISQAVVRPAGGEVR; this is translated from the coding sequence ATGGTCAAGCTCCAGCTGGAATCCAACCGGCAACCCATCCAACGACGGCTGAATTGGCTTTACCCCCCGCTGGTTCTAATTTTCGTCCTCCTGGCGGTGCGTCTCTGGTGGCTGCAGATCCTGCAAGGTGCCGAATACACGCGGTTGGCAGAGCAGAATCGCATACGCAGCATCCAGGTAGTGGCCCCCCGCGGTCCGATCCTCGATCGCAACCACATCCCGCTTGTCGACAACCGGCCTTCCATGAACATCGTACTCTATCGCGAACTGATGAAGGACCCGAGTGCCACAGTCGCGTTTGTGACCGAGAAGCTGGGCATCTCTGCCGAGGATCTGGCGGCCCAGTTGCGCCGCAACAAGCGCGCCGGGACTTATCAGCCGATCGTCATCAAGGAGGACGTCGGCATCGAAGATGTTTCCATCGTCGAGGCGCACAAGCGGGAGCACCCTGAGATTCAGCTGGGACCCGAGCCGCGCAGGCTATACCGGTTCGGCAATCTGGCCGCGCATGTGCTGGGCTATGTAGGAGAGATCTCGGAGGACGACCTTGCCGGCAATGTTTTCCCCGGCGTCCAAGGCGGCGAGCTCGTGGGGCGGTCCGGCGTCGAACGCACTTACAACCAATGCCTGATGGGGCAGAATGGCGCGCGCGAAGTTCTCGTCGACAGCCTGGGCCGGGAACTCGGCATGGTGGCCGAAAGGGATGCTGTCATTGGCGGCGACCTGCAACTCACCCTCGACTTCGACCTCCAGAGCCAGGCTGAGAGCCTTTTGGCGGGCAGTGTCGGCACGATCGTGGCGATGGATCCGCGCAACGGTGAGATCCTGGCGATGGCCGGCGCTCCTTCCTTCAACCCCAACAGTTTCTCCTCGCGCATCTCGGCCAAGGACTGGAACGCCCTCATGAGCGATCCGGATCTCCCGCTTCTAAATCGCGCCATCCAGAACACGTATCCGCCCGGATCGATCTTCAAGCTCGTCATGGCGGAGGCAGGCCTCGCCGAAGGTTTCGTCGACGACAGCACCCATGTCATCTGTCATGGAGCCGCCCCGTTCTATGGACGCGTATTCCACTGCTGGTGGGAACCCGGTCACGGCTACATCAATCTGGAAGGCGCAATCACCAATTCATGCAACATCTTCTTCTACACGCTGGGGGAGCGTATGGGCATCGAGAAGATCGCCCAACATGCCAAAGCCCTCGGCTTCGGCGAGGGTACCGGAATCGATCTTCGCGGGGAACAAATCGGCGTGGTCCCCTCGCCGGAATGGAAGCAGCAGGTTCGTCACGAGAAGTGGTATGCCGGTGAGACCATCTCGGTCTCGATCGGACAAGGCCCGATTCGTGCCACGCCGCTGCAGGTGCTGCGCGCCGTGAGTGCCATCGCTACCGACGGCAAGCTGATCATGCCGCACCTGCTGCTGCACGCCGAGCGCGGACCCGCTCCCGACCGGTGGCCGGAACAACAGCTGCCGATCAAGCCTGAAAACGCGCGCAAGATCCGGGCGGGCATGTGGGGGAGCGTGAACAATTACGGAACCGGCCACAGCGCCGCTCTTCCGGGTCTTGACATCTGCGGAAAAACCGGCACCGTCCAGGTTATCAGCGCGGAGCGTAAAAAGGAGATCAAGACCGACCCGTCGGACGTCGCCAACCACGCCTGGTTCGCCGGGTTTGCCAGCCGCGACAATCCCGAAATTGCGGTGGTTGTTTTCCTCGAGCACGGTGGCGGAGGCGGCGCCAAGGCCGCGCCTATGGCCCGGGAGATTTTCCGGACTTACTTCGCCAAGAAAGACCATCCGGAGTTGATCAGTCAGGCGGTTGTGCGTCCTGCCGGAGGTGAAGTGCGATGA